From a region of the Panicum virgatum strain AP13 chromosome 2K, P.virgatum_v5, whole genome shotgun sequence genome:
- the LOC120694702 gene encoding uncharacterized protein LOC120694702, with protein sequence MTEAPFLPRERLFKQQNYFQNLTKHTYLKGRYDVITSVAIPLALAASSMFMIGRGVYNMSHGIGKKE encoded by the exons ATGACAGAAGCACCATTTCTGCCGCGTGAGAGGCTCTTCAAGCAGCAGAATTACTTCCAGAACTTGACGAAGCACACCTACCTGAAAGGGCGCTACGATGTGATCACCTCCGTTGCCATCCCCCTTGCACTTGCTGCCTCCAGCATGTTCATGATT GGCCGTGGAGTTTACAACATGTCTCATGGGATTGGGAAAAAGGAGTGA